A genomic window from Candidatus Methylacidiphilum fumarolicum includes:
- a CDS encoding MBL fold metallo-hydrolase: MIPLEDNYIDVIGKAQRGLNISDEELAKRAAVPFEKLQRVKEGELDEEVLARIAPVLGLGKKALLDLAKGSYYPKDQGVIPGFFHFNTRWEDMTVNNYLLWDTMTKEAAAFDTGGNCTEMLDAIKVHGLRVKFILLTHTHADHIAELGRLKRAVEAPAYCCQLEIIPGAEPFSPGKTFQLGNLSISSFLTNGHSPGGVSYYVTGGKRNLVIVGDSLFAGSMGGGNYSYTEALKNNREKILTLPDDTIICPGHGPLTTVGEEKVHNPFFAFN, from the coding sequence ATGATTCCACTGGAAGACAACTATATCGATGTGATTGGAAAAGCGCAAAGAGGGCTTAACATCAGTGACGAAGAGCTAGCAAAAAGAGCGGCTGTGCCTTTTGAGAAACTCCAGAGGGTTAAAGAAGGAGAGTTGGATGAGGAGGTTTTAGCAAGAATTGCTCCAGTGCTTGGTCTTGGGAAGAAGGCACTTTTGGATCTGGCTAAAGGTTCATATTACCCAAAAGATCAAGGGGTTATTCCTGGCTTCTTTCACTTTAATACAAGATGGGAAGATATGACCGTTAACAATTATCTTTTATGGGATACGATGACAAAAGAGGCCGCGGCTTTTGATACGGGAGGCAATTGCACCGAAATGCTTGATGCTATAAAAGTACATGGGTTGCGTGTAAAATTCATTTTGCTGACGCATACGCATGCTGATCACATCGCTGAGCTAGGAAGGCTTAAACGGGCTGTAGAGGCTCCTGCTTATTGCTGTCAACTTGAGATTATTCCTGGAGCTGAGCCGTTCTCTCCAGGCAAGACATTTCAATTAGGTAATTTGTCCATTAGCTCTTTTCTTACTAATGGTCATTCTCCCGGAGGGGTTTCTTACTATGTTACTGGAGGAAAGAGAAATCTAGTCATTGTGGGTGATTCGCTATTTGCTGGCTCAATGGGAGGTGGTAATTATTCCTATACAGAGGCCTTAAAGAACAACCGGGAAAAAATTTTAACCCTACCTGATGACACGATTATATGTCCTGGTCATGGACCATTGACAACGGTAGGTGAAGAAAAAGTCCATAATCCTTTTTTTGCTTTCAATTGA
- a CDS encoding bifunctional homocysteine S-methyltransferase/methylenetetrahydrofolate reductase produces the protein MATLIDRLNESLLIGDGALGTYLYSLGIPRGYCIEELSLSHPDLLEKVHRDYIDAGAKIIRTNTAESNAYHLSFFKLEKKLKEIVSRSVQLAKKALGSREGWIAGTVGPIWTKPTESPIDMATRQSLYEELIASLIEEGVDLLFFETFTELPELLLVLDIARKKGAEKLFAFIASFEEGKLSSGETLGEAFSKLRLAGATLVGINGACGVQASIHLLEEIELKAGDFLGAYPNAGKPEFYDGTFTYSASPSYFGENVARFAEEGVCLLGGDYGTEPAHIAAMAQRAATIKPLKEKPPKRRPRYLVSEQEVLPQIEPSLLDLLALKPVFMVEYDSPKTLAIGKFLEGVKAIEKAGADAITLADNSLAILRISNFAAAIHVRRVSKMIPILHVACRDRNLLGLQSELMGLGTLGFRHILALTGDPAKSGDHPGATSVYDLNSVGLIRLLASLNRGFNAAGKDLKGKTDFIIGCAFNPNTTQFEAQVKKLEAKLAAGAQFVMTQPVFDIQLIKKTYNYLKPLGIPVFIGLMPLLNYRNAEFLHNEVPGISIPEAVREKLKALDGEKATELGVGFAQLLGEEILSLFKCVYLITPFLRYDISVRLLELLYSRKKS, from the coding sequence ATGGCAACTCTAATAGATCGGCTTAATGAATCTCTGCTTATTGGCGATGGTGCTTTGGGGACCTATCTTTATTCTCTTGGCATTCCTAGAGGCTATTGTATTGAAGAATTAAGCCTTTCTCATCCTGACTTATTGGAAAAGGTTCATAGGGACTATATCGATGCGGGGGCAAAAATTATCCGAACCAATACGGCCGAATCGAACGCCTATCACTTGTCGTTTTTCAAATTGGAAAAGAAGCTCAAAGAAATCGTTAGTCGCTCTGTGCAGCTAGCCAAAAAAGCTCTTGGATCCAGAGAAGGGTGGATTGCTGGCACAGTCGGTCCAATCTGGACTAAACCTACTGAATCGCCAATCGATATGGCTACAAGACAAAGCCTCTATGAAGAGTTGATTGCCTCTCTTATTGAAGAAGGAGTGGATCTCCTTTTTTTTGAGACTTTTACCGAGCTTCCCGAGCTTTTGCTTGTACTAGATATTGCTCGCAAAAAAGGAGCTGAGAAGCTCTTTGCTTTCATTGCCTCCTTTGAAGAAGGAAAATTGTCGAGTGGGGAAACCCTTGGAGAGGCTTTTTCGAAACTCAGACTTGCAGGAGCAACACTTGTGGGGATCAATGGCGCATGCGGTGTCCAAGCCTCGATTCATCTTTTAGAGGAGATTGAGCTAAAGGCTGGAGATTTTCTGGGTGCCTATCCGAATGCTGGTAAACCTGAATTTTATGATGGGACATTTACCTACTCTGCCAGTCCTTCGTATTTTGGAGAGAATGTTGCAAGATTTGCTGAAGAGGGGGTATGTCTGCTAGGAGGAGATTATGGCACGGAGCCAGCGCATATCGCAGCCATGGCTCAAAGAGCCGCAACCATTAAGCCTCTCAAAGAAAAACCTCCTAAAAGAAGACCTCGCTATCTGGTCTCCGAACAGGAGGTTTTACCGCAGATTGAACCATCCCTTCTTGATCTATTAGCTCTAAAGCCTGTTTTCATGGTCGAGTATGATTCTCCTAAGACTTTAGCAATCGGAAAGTTTCTTGAGGGAGTCAAGGCAATTGAAAAAGCCGGAGCTGATGCGATAACATTGGCTGATAACTCGCTGGCGATTTTAAGGATCAGTAACTTTGCAGCAGCCATTCATGTTAGAAGAGTTTCCAAAATGATTCCTATCCTTCATGTAGCTTGTCGGGATAGGAATCTTTTAGGATTGCAATCGGAGTTGATGGGGCTTGGAACCTTAGGGTTCAGACATATACTGGCCCTGACGGGAGATCCAGCAAAATCTGGCGATCATCCGGGAGCTACTTCAGTCTATGATCTTAATTCTGTTGGATTAATCCGACTGCTTGCTAGCTTAAATAGAGGGTTTAACGCTGCTGGAAAAGATCTGAAAGGTAAAACGGATTTTATAATTGGCTGTGCTTTTAATCCGAATACTACCCAGTTTGAGGCTCAGGTAAAAAAATTGGAAGCTAAGCTAGCAGCTGGTGCGCAGTTTGTTATGACACAACCCGTATTCGATATCCAGCTTATCAAAAAGACCTATAATTATTTGAAGCCTTTGGGCATCCCCGTATTTATCGGGCTAATGCCCCTTTTAAACTATCGAAACGCCGAGTTCCTTCATAATGAAGTACCGGGGATCTCTATACCTGAAGCTGTACGTGAAAAATTGAAAGCATTAGATGGGGAAAAGGCTACGGAGTTAGGGGTGGGATTTGCACAATTACTTGGGGAAGAAATTCTTTCGCTTTTCAAATGCGTCTATCTAATCACTCCTTTTCTTCGGTATGATATTTCGGTCAGGCTTTTGGAATTACTCTACAGTAGGAAAAAATCTTAG
- a CDS encoding metal ABC transporter ATP-binding protein gives MEKSRIKAPEPVSFFSSQQKLLLKADSVTIVYTEESAVEDVSMEIERGKIVALIGPNGAGKTTLLKCFAGIIQPKKGSIWRQPGLVIGYLPQRPSIPRYLPVTVEEFISLRLGKYQLLNGLFGGKERKEKIAELLKCFQAEDLLERRLQELSGGEMQKVMVASTLAKNPDLLLLDEPLTGIDATGGIEFDQLLHELKEKKEIGTVLVSHDLQLVSHIADWIFFLNHRVLAQGKPSDVLQEEKLAAVYNLIHGK, from the coding sequence ATGGAAAAGAGCAGAATTAAAGCCCCAGAGCCAGTTTCTTTCTTCTCCAGCCAACAAAAGCTTCTTTTAAAGGCTGACTCCGTTACGATCGTTTATACAGAGGAATCGGCTGTCGAGGATGTCAGCATGGAAATAGAAAGAGGCAAGATTGTGGCTCTTATTGGACCGAATGGGGCAGGGAAGACAACGCTATTGAAATGCTTTGCTGGGATCATTCAACCCAAAAAGGGGAGTATTTGGCGCCAGCCTGGGCTTGTCATTGGTTATTTGCCTCAAAGACCGTCGATTCCGCGGTATCTACCGGTAACGGTTGAAGAGTTTATATCGCTGAGGCTTGGGAAATATCAGCTGCTGAATGGACTTTTTGGAGGAAAAGAAAGGAAAGAGAAGATTGCTGAGCTTTTGAAATGTTTTCAGGCTGAAGATTTGCTCGAAAGAAGACTGCAAGAGCTTTCAGGAGGAGAAATGCAAAAGGTAATGGTTGCTTCTACCCTGGCAAAAAATCCGGACTTACTCCTATTAGATGAACCGTTAACTGGAATAGATGCAACTGGTGGAATCGAATTTGATCAATTACTTCATGAGCTTAAAGAAAAAAAAGAAATAGGCACAGTGCTTGTGAGTCATGATTTGCAACTGGTCTCTCATATAGCCGATTGGATCTTTTTTTTGAACCATCGGGTTCTTGCTCAAGGAAAACCTTCCGATGTGCTACAGGAAGAAAAACTTGCTGCTGTCTACAATCTTATTCATGGCAAATAG
- a CDS encoding biotin--[acetyl-CoA-carboxylase] ligase: MNRTTLPSCAASSTEFQLLKRLLANRNCKLAFRDLLAAVQADEKEVWESLCRLQEQGFVINCSPIVGISLEDPLPDILHPVELKILLARREFHIHWKPEIFQVIGSTNDEVIKQAKRKAKEGLVVISDRQLQGRGRQGRSWESFLPLGLYMTVLLRPKWPVANPQQLAILSSLSTAEALFQMGLQTVAIKWPNDIVVATKKLGGILIEIDRDDGGDWFAAIGIGINLNQQTIHFSESLQGKATSFYLETGKKVRRVELLIEILNRLDWNLQQSFGTLKSLWEKRMVHLNEKVAFEANGQKIVGRVKGIDETGCLLIESANGSIQKIFSI; the protein is encoded by the coding sequence ATGAATCGAACGACATTGCCTTCTTGTGCTGCTTCTTCCACGGAATTCCAACTATTAAAACGGCTTCTTGCCAATAGGAATTGCAAGCTTGCTTTCCGAGATCTTTTAGCAGCAGTTCAAGCAGATGAAAAGGAAGTGTGGGAAAGTCTTTGCAGGTTGCAGGAACAAGGGTTTGTCATTAATTGCTCCCCTATAGTGGGGATATCTCTTGAGGATCCTTTACCAGATATTCTCCATCCGGTAGAACTCAAGATTCTGTTGGCAAGACGGGAGTTTCACATCCATTGGAAACCAGAAATTTTCCAAGTAATTGGTTCGACGAATGATGAAGTAATCAAGCAGGCAAAGAGAAAGGCTAAGGAAGGGCTTGTAGTCATCTCTGATAGGCAATTGCAGGGAAGAGGAAGGCAAGGTCGATCATGGGAATCCTTCCTTCCCTTGGGTCTTTATATGACAGTACTATTGCGACCAAAGTGGCCAGTAGCCAATCCTCAACAATTGGCTATCTTAAGCTCTCTTTCTACGGCGGAAGCCTTATTTCAAATGGGCTTGCAAACTGTGGCTATTAAATGGCCTAATGATATCGTTGTTGCTACTAAAAAGCTTGGAGGAATACTGATAGAAATAGATCGGGACGACGGTGGAGATTGGTTTGCTGCAATAGGCATTGGAATTAACCTGAATCAACAAACAATCCACTTTTCAGAATCCTTGCAAGGAAAAGCCACTTCCTTTTACTTGGAGACGGGGAAAAAGGTGCGAAGAGTGGAGCTTTTGATAGAAATCCTCAATCGACTGGATTGGAATTTGCAACAATCTTTTGGCACACTCAAGTCATTGTGGGAAAAAAGGATGGTCCATTTGAATGAGAAGGTTGCTTTCGAAGCAAATGGTCAAAAAATTGTTGGACGAGTGAAAGGTATAGATGAAACAGGTTGTTTGCTTATAGAGAGTGCAAATGGAAGCATCCAAAAAATATTTTCAATTTGA
- a CDS encoding metal ABC transporter permease: MEILSFDFLRRSLLGAALAGPTCALLGIITTSRGQAFFSDSLSHASIAGYGLGLLIELLAFRYFNLSFPETFLSAFLFLYCLGISLCFAYFLNKSKLEADTLLSIIFTGSVAIGILLLTKIVRYPLLESLLFGDINASSWTDIGLLGMVAVMTFSFLLFNMPALLLTMIDENMAISEGVGVKKLNYWTVLLIGGVVALSLKLLGALLVSAMIVIPAAAGKMWAWNFRSLLLISLVNGFLGAVGGVILSYYMDAMTGPTIVGCDIFLLLLALLFKNLFKKKNLKPIRNS, translated from the coding sequence ATGGAAATTCTTTCTTTTGATTTTTTAAGACGTTCTTTACTAGGGGCGGCTCTAGCCGGGCCAACCTGTGCTCTTTTAGGAATTATCACAACTTCTCGCGGACAGGCCTTTTTCAGTGATTCCCTCTCCCATGCTTCCATCGCAGGGTATGGTCTGGGGCTACTTATTGAACTCCTTGCCTTTAGATACTTTAACCTGAGCTTCCCTGAGACTTTCCTCTCCGCTTTTCTTTTTCTCTATTGTCTTGGGATCTCCCTTTGTTTTGCCTATTTTTTGAATAAATCCAAACTGGAGGCAGATACCCTACTTTCGATCATTTTTACAGGAAGTGTAGCCATAGGTATTCTACTATTAACTAAAATTGTTCGCTATCCTTTGCTTGAATCCCTGCTTTTTGGAGATATCAACGCAAGTTCTTGGACCGATATTGGCCTTCTGGGAATGGTCGCTGTGATGACCTTTTCTTTCCTTCTATTTAATATGCCTGCTCTTTTGCTTACCATGATCGATGAGAATATGGCGATAAGCGAAGGGGTCGGAGTCAAAAAACTTAACTATTGGACGGTGCTGCTAATTGGAGGAGTGGTTGCTTTGAGCCTTAAACTGCTTGGAGCACTCCTCGTAAGTGCAATGATCGTTATTCCAGCAGCAGCGGGAAAAATGTGGGCATGGAATTTCCGTTCGCTTTTGTTGATTTCCCTTGTCAATGGGTTTTTGGGAGCTGTTGGAGGGGTCATTCTATCCTATTATATGGATGCGATGACAGGTCCAACCATAGTGGGATGTGATATTTTTTTGTTACTATTGGCTCTATTGTTTAAAAATCTCTTTAAGAAAAAAAACTTAAAGCCTATACGGAATAGTTAG
- a CDS encoding HAD family hydrolase — MKKIQTVFLDWSGTLANDLPFVLKASNFIFGLYGKPKLSIEEFKETFFLPLKEFYKSYLPEVSFMEMNEHYHAIFQLFQVKIPLLPYALEFLEFCQKKQYQVILLSTIHQGHFIKQAKRLGIEQYFDRIYTEIDDKRIAIKQIIEKEKIDPKSTIFFGDMVHDIEAAHAGGIFSAAVLTGYNSKKKLLSANPSFLFENLKEAMDRLESL; from the coding sequence ATGAAAAAAATTCAAACTGTGTTTTTGGATTGGTCAGGCACTCTTGCTAATGACCTGCCCTTTGTCTTGAAAGCCTCGAATTTTATATTTGGTTTATACGGAAAGCCTAAACTTTCGATTGAAGAATTCAAAGAAACATTTTTTTTACCGCTTAAGGAATTCTATAAGAGCTATTTACCAGAAGTTTCTTTCATGGAGATGAACGAACATTACCATGCGATTTTCCAACTGTTCCAGGTTAAAATTCCACTCTTGCCCTATGCCCTTGAATTTTTAGAGTTTTGTCAAAAGAAGCAATACCAAGTAATCCTTTTAAGCACTATCCATCAGGGTCATTTTATAAAACAAGCCAAGCGGTTAGGGATTGAACAATACTTTGACCGCATTTATACGGAAATAGATGATAAGAGAATTGCCATCAAGCAGATCATCGAAAAAGAAAAGATCGATCCAAAAAGTACGATATTTTTTGGAGACATGGTTCATGATATCGAAGCTGCCCATGCTGGCGGTATTTTCTCCGCAGCCGTGTTGACTGGTTATAACTCCAAAAAAAAACTGTTATCGGCCAATCCTTCTTTTCTGTTTGAAAATCTAAAAGAGGCGATGGATAGATTAGAAAGCCTCTAA
- a CDS encoding LOG family protein: protein MTEKKSFVYSSGKPEIDKKIEELLQAAGVIENRREYFEMIATVLRFSFQNTPYADVRLVNQSLKEIRYAESIFQPYRSFKKVTIFGSARIKPQTPEWLSAKDFSKIMVESGFMVITGGGEGIMEAAQFGAGKDKSFGLNIRLPFEQKPNEVINGDPKLISFRYFFNRKLHFVKESHAIALFPGGFGTMDECFETLTLLQTGKAPLVPFVFIDVPGGTYWKNFVEFLSNNLLKRGLISAEDFNLFLVTEDLHEAKKEILSFYHNFHSYRFVGDNLVLRIFRIPPTEALESIQKDFSDIILKPNAFSLSSALPQESNEPEIAHLPRIVFPFDKRSYGRLRLLINRLNLF, encoded by the coding sequence GTGACAGAAAAAAAAAGCTTTGTATACAGTTCAGGTAAACCGGAAATCGACAAAAAAATAGAAGAGTTACTCCAAGCCGCAGGAGTCATAGAAAATCGTCGAGAATATTTCGAAATGATTGCGACCGTGCTTCGCTTTTCATTCCAAAACACTCCTTATGCTGATGTCCGTCTTGTCAATCAATCCTTGAAAGAAATTCGATATGCAGAGTCGATTTTTCAACCTTATCGCTCCTTCAAAAAAGTCACAATTTTTGGTTCAGCCCGTATCAAACCGCAAACCCCTGAGTGGCTCAGTGCAAAAGATTTTTCAAAAATCATGGTGGAGAGCGGCTTTATGGTTATCACTGGAGGCGGAGAAGGGATCATGGAAGCAGCTCAATTTGGGGCTGGTAAGGACAAAAGCTTTGGGCTTAACATTCGTCTACCCTTCGAACAAAAACCCAACGAAGTGATAAATGGTGATCCTAAACTCATTAGTTTTAGATATTTCTTTAACCGAAAGCTGCATTTTGTTAAAGAATCCCATGCCATTGCCCTTTTCCCCGGAGGGTTTGGAACTATGGATGAATGTTTTGAAACTCTTACCCTTCTGCAAACAGGAAAGGCTCCTCTTGTCCCCTTTGTTTTTATTGATGTCCCCGGAGGGACGTATTGGAAAAACTTTGTCGAATTTCTTTCAAACAATCTCTTGAAAAGAGGACTTATATCTGCAGAAGATTTTAATTTATTCTTGGTCACTGAAGACTTACATGAAGCCAAAAAAGAAATCCTCTCTTTTTATCATAACTTTCATTCTTACCGGTTTGTTGGGGATAATCTAGTCTTGCGTATTTTCAGAATCCCTCCAACAGAAGCTCTTGAATCGATCCAAAAAGATTTTTCTGACATCATTTTAAAACCAAATGCTTTTTCTTTGTCTTCTGCTTTACCACAGGAATCGAATGAACCGGAAATAGCCCATCTTCCCAGAATCGTTTTCCCATTTGACAAACGATCCTATGGCAGATTGAGATTATTGATTAACCGATTGAATTTGTTTTGA
- a CDS encoding UDP-N-acetylglucosamine--LPS N-acetylglucosamine transferase, which produces MKRILILTAGFGEGHNTAARNIQEAIEHLEPDEAIVDRIDLFDTCYGKISDLLRQGYLTAINRAPLIWRGIYSIFDRTSFIEDVLVAFAKMKQALDWLLREMQPDVVLSTYPFYNFLIEEIFKDGKEKNFVQITVITDSITVNSFWYRSWSDYFVVPNKDTATILKSAGIAEERILEFGFPVQLEFLEYAQNSMLLEPIRQPKILYIINSGRKKASKIIDQLLSRKKWEATIVVGKDEKLFYNIADHIKGFEERIKVLGWTDKIPELLLSHHVIISKAGGATVQEAIAACCPMIIPQVVPGQEEGNYELLRRYEVACFAEKPSDIGSALDFLFEDEAKHWKKLKNNLKKISKPDSSLKIARFVLEQSVLEIAPSRVFPFPGKRLENVNFSVIKTKSSQALLCDFHIHSTYSDGRLSIGEIVDFYGQRGFDCICVTDHLVDRKRLIGKFCELTGLVLTPTKVGEYFETIEKEKKRAWKKYEMILFCGIEFNKDGYSAKTSAHLLGIDLKSPIDPCLSLKDIIAEIHKQNGLAVASHPHIFQSVWGPNTLFLWENQEEYAPLLDAWEVANRYDLFSPVGLKKLPFIANSDFHKPKHIYSWKTILHCAKDADEIKECIRSNRNVAITLYRDHKFGTLFQKKDFELEIA; this is translated from the coding sequence ATGAAACGAATACTTATTTTGACTGCTGGTTTTGGAGAAGGTCATAATACTGCGGCACGGAATATACAGGAAGCTATTGAACATCTGGAGCCGGATGAAGCGATTGTTGATCGAATTGATCTTTTTGATACCTGTTATGGCAAGATCAGCGATCTGTTGCGACAAGGCTATCTAACAGCCATTAATCGTGCCCCATTAATTTGGAGAGGGATTTATTCCATTTTTGATCGTACAAGTTTTATAGAAGACGTATTGGTGGCTTTTGCCAAAATGAAGCAGGCCTTGGATTGGTTGCTGAGAGAAATGCAACCTGACGTCGTTCTGTCGACTTATCCTTTCTATAATTTTCTGATAGAAGAGATCTTTAAAGATGGGAAAGAAAAGAACTTCGTTCAAATAACCGTCATCACTGATTCGATCACCGTCAATTCTTTTTGGTATAGGAGTTGGAGCGATTATTTTGTCGTACCTAATAAAGATACGGCCACCATTTTAAAGTCAGCAGGCATAGCTGAGGAAAGGATTCTTGAATTTGGTTTTCCTGTCCAACTTGAATTTTTGGAGTATGCTCAAAATTCCATGCTTTTGGAACCCATACGACAGCCCAAAATTTTATATATTATCAATTCGGGAAGAAAAAAAGCATCCAAAATTATCGATCAACTCTTATCCAGAAAGAAATGGGAAGCGACGATTGTTGTGGGGAAAGACGAAAAACTCTTTTACAATATTGCTGATCATATTAAAGGCTTTGAAGAACGGATTAAAGTTTTGGGATGGACAGATAAAATTCCCGAGCTTTTGCTCAGTCATCATGTGATTATCAGCAAAGCAGGTGGGGCTACAGTGCAGGAAGCTATTGCGGCTTGTTGCCCGATGATCATTCCACAAGTTGTTCCTGGTCAAGAAGAAGGAAATTATGAACTTTTACGAAGATACGAAGTGGCTTGTTTTGCTGAAAAGCCATCGGATATCGGATCAGCTCTGGACTTTTTATTTGAAGACGAGGCTAAGCATTGGAAGAAATTAAAGAACAATCTTAAAAAGATCAGTAAGCCAGACAGTTCCCTTAAAATAGCTCGGTTTGTTCTAGAACAATCTGTCCTGGAAATAGCCCCTTCGAGGGTTTTCCCTTTTCCTGGGAAAAGGCTTGAGAATGTCAACTTTTCAGTAATCAAAACGAAAAGCTCTCAAGCTCTGCTATGTGATTTTCATATTCATTCGACTTATTCTGATGGGAGGTTATCTATAGGAGAGATTGTGGATTTTTATGGACAGCGCGGTTTTGATTGTATCTGTGTGACCGATCATCTTGTTGACAGAAAGAGATTGATTGGTAAGTTCTGCGAGCTCACTGGGCTTGTATTGACACCGACTAAAGTCGGGGAGTATTTCGAAACGATAGAGAAAGAAAAGAAAAGAGCATGGAAAAAATATGAAATGATTCTGTTCTGTGGAATAGAATTTAACAAAGACGGATATAGTGCAAAAACCTCAGCGCATCTACTGGGGATCGATCTTAAAAGCCCAATTGATCCATGCCTTTCGTTAAAGGACATTATTGCTGAGATCCATAAACAAAATGGTCTAGCTGTTGCCTCTCATCCACACATTTTCCAAAGTGTTTGGGGGCCGAACACCCTATTTTTATGGGAAAATCAGGAAGAATATGCTCCATTGCTAGATGCCTGGGAGGTGGCAAATCGGTATGATCTATTTTCTCCCGTGGGCTTAAAAAAACTCCCCTTTATTGCCAACAGTGATTTTCATAAGCCAAAGCACATCTATTCCTGGAAAACAATCCTCCATTGTGCAAAAGACGCGGATGAAATCAAAGAATGTATTCGTTCCAATAGGAATGTTGCCATAACCCTTTACCGGGATCATAAATTTGGTACATTATTTCAAAAGAAGGACTTCGAGCTGGAAATCGCCTAA
- a CDS encoding metal ABC transporter solute-binding protein, Zn/Mn family gives MRSLQKRGLRVLFWLWGIGIGVWLLSFKSYGLEKLKILTSIAPLYCFCVNIGGDYVTVKNLIFFGAEPHEVSLSMRQMQEIQDSDLIVINGLGMESWLEKGLSSEEKAKKIVVSSVGIEPIPSIGSFNKLPANSPYSFNPHVWLDPNLAIQQVVNIKKALCQRDPLHTETYEKNAASYIFKLKEIDRMYREKLQEVTPKKAYFFDDSFMYLTKRYDILIAGILEECGQREGLSPKKLATAIEVMRKEKLPFFYTPFSKKALVMEIIKESQTRSGEIDSMESANPDPSLYETIAKKNLSVLVEVFGKKHISWFHHFEVYADGKEQN, from the coding sequence ATGCGATCATTGCAAAAAAGAGGGCTTAGGGTTTTGTTTTGGCTGTGGGGTATAGGGATAGGTGTTTGGCTTTTGTCTTTTAAGTCTTATGGATTGGAGAAACTGAAAATTCTTACTTCTATTGCGCCCCTCTATTGTTTTTGTGTCAACATTGGAGGGGATTATGTCACAGTGAAAAACTTGATCTTCTTTGGAGCTGAGCCGCACGAAGTTTCCCTATCAATGCGGCAGATGCAAGAGATTCAAGATTCGGATTTGATTGTTATTAATGGATTGGGGATGGAAAGTTGGCTAGAAAAGGGGCTCAGTTCAGAAGAAAAAGCAAAAAAAATTGTTGTTTCTTCCGTAGGGATTGAACCTATTCCTTCCATTGGCTCTTTTAATAAACTTCCAGCAAATAGCCCTTACTCTTTTAACCCGCATGTTTGGCTTGATCCTAACTTAGCTATTCAGCAAGTGGTGAATATTAAAAAAGCGTTATGCCAACGGGATCCACTCCATACAGAGACCTACGAAAAAAATGCTGCTTCCTATATATTCAAATTAAAAGAAATCGACCGGATGTATCGAGAAAAGCTTCAAGAGGTCACACCAAAAAAAGCCTATTTTTTTGATGATTCTTTTATGTATCTGACAAAGCGTTACGATATCCTTATAGCAGGTATTCTTGAAGAGTGCGGCCAAAGAGAAGGTCTATCGCCTAAAAAACTTGCAACCGCCATTGAAGTAATGAGGAAGGAAAAGCTCCCTTTCTTTTATACTCCTTTTTCAAAGAAAGCCCTTGTTATGGAAATCATTAAAGAAAGCCAGACTCGCAGCGGAGAAATCGATTCGATGGAAAGCGCCAATCCTGATCCATCCCTTTATGAGACTATAGCAAAAAAAAATTTATCGGTTTTAGTAGAAGTTTTTGGAAAAAAGCACATTTCTTGGTTCCACCACTTTGAGGTCTATGCCGATGGAAAAGAGCAGAATTAA